Genomic window (Streptomyces sp. LX-29):
TGACGGTGCTCGCGCGCGGCCGCAACGGCAAGGGCAAGGGCAAGAACGACACGGCGGTGGTGGATTCCTGGGAGCGCAGCGAGGAGCGGCGGCGGCGCAAGGAGGCCGTCTACGGCATGGCCTCGTATCTGCTGCTGTTCTGCTGCGCCGCGGTCGCCGCCGCGCTCTCCTTCCACGGCCTGGTGGGCTTCGGACGGCAGAACCTCAACCTGTCCGGCGGCTGGGAGTACCTGGTCCCCTTCGGCCTCGACGGCGCGGCCATGTTCTGCTCGGTGCTGGCGGTACGCGAGGCCAGCCACGGTGACGCGGCGCTCGGCTCGCGCCTGCTGGTGTGGCTGTTCGCGGGCGCCGCGGCCTGGTTCAACTGGGTGCACGCCCCGCGCGGCGTGGGCCACGCCGGCGCCCCGCAGTTCTTCGCCGGCATGTCTCTCTCGGCCGCCGTGCTCTTCGACCGGGCGCTGAAGCAGACCCGCCGCGCGGCGCTGCGCGAGCAGGGCCTGGTGCCCCGGCCGCTGCCGCAGATCCGCATCGTCCGCTGGCTGCGCGCCCCGCGCGAGACCTTCGGCGCCTGGTCGCTGATGCTGCTCGAGGGCGTGCGCACACTGGACGAGGCGGTCGAGGAGGTCCGTGAGGACCGTCGCCAGAAGGAGCAGCACCGGGACCGCAGGCGGGACCAGGAGAAGCTGGACCGGGCCCGGATCAAGGCGTACAACCGCCAGCACCGGGCCTGGGGGCGGCGCGGTGGGCGCCAGGTGGACGTCGCCGGGCTCTCCGCCCCTCCGGCGCAGCTCAGCTCGGACCCTGCCATAGCGGACTCAGGACGACTGCCCACACCCTCATCTCTTCCGTCCCCGCGGTCCGCGGACGACGCGCGGACTGACGCGGCCCGCCTCTCCTCCCCCCTCGACGCCCTCGGCACGACGCACACCGGGGGCGCCGCGTCCGGCAGGCTGGACAGGGATCGCCCGCGCACCGTCGACCTCACCGCCGAGGACGACACCCTCGCCATCCCGCGCCTGGACTCCCTGGAGGCCAAGCTGGCGCGGATCGAGCGGCGGTTCGGCTGACCGCGGGTCGAGCGGAAGCCGGCAGCGGAGCCGGCGGGGGCTGAGAAACCGGACCGGGTCCGTCCCGGCGGTGCGACCCTCGGGTCAGCCCCCGCCCTCCGGCCCTTCTTCGTCCTCCAGCTCGAACCACACCGACTTGCCGACGCCGTGCGCGCACACGCCCCACGCGTCGGCGAGGGTGTTGACCAGCAGCAGCCCCCGCCCCGAGGTGCCCGTCGCGTCCGCGAAGCCGTCGGAACGCGCCCGCAGCGCCGCGCGCCGGGGAACGAAGTCCCTGACCTCGACGCGTAATCGCCCCGCGGACACCGCCGGCCGCTCGGGCGGGCCCCTGTGCGCACTCGCCCCCGGCGCCCCGCGGGGGCCCTCGCCCGGATCGCCGTCGAAGCTGGCCTTGACCACGGCGCCGCGGTCGGTGTGCACCAGCGCGTTGGTCACCAGCTCGCTGAGCAGCAGCTCGGCCACGTCGGCCCGGCCGGGTCCGCCCCAGTGCCGCAGCAGATCCCGTAGCTCCCGGCGGACGTCCGCCACCCCACCGAGATCCGCGTGGCCTAATCGTCTGTTCAGGCTCCGCCCCCGCTCACATCGGCCGTCCGGATCGCACTGTCCTCGAACGTGCACACGGGATGCATGCCCCGCGAGTCCCACCCCGGAACATCGCGTCCCCGTGACGGTCGTTTCGCCCGTGGCGCTCATCCGGCACTCACCGGGTGTTCACGGGCGCGGCACGTTACGCAGGTTGGAACGCGCCATCTGCACCATCTTCCCGACCCCGCCGTCCAGCACCATCTTGCTCGCCGACAGCGCGAAACCGGTCACCATCTCCGCCTTGATCTTCGGCGGGATGGAGAGCGCGTTGGGGTCGGTGACCACGTCGACGAGGGCCGGTCCCCGGTGCTTGAACGCGGCGCGCAGCGCGCCCCGCAGCTGCTTGGGCTTCTCCACGCGCACCCCGAAGGCCCCGGCCGCGGTGGCGATGGCGGCGAAGTCCGGGTTGTGGTTCTCGGTCCCGTACGAGGGCAGCCCGGCGACCAGCATCTCCAGCTCCACCATGCCCAGCGAGGAGTTGTTGAACAGCACGACCTTCACCGGCAGTTCGTACTGCACCAGGGTGAGGAAGTCCCCCATCAGCATGGTGAACCCGCCGTCCCCCGACATCGAGACGACCTGGCGGCGCCGGTCGAGGAACTGCGCGCCGATCGCCTGCGGCAGGGCGTTGGCCATCGATCCATGGGTGAACGAGCCGATCACCCGGCGCCGGCCGTTGGGCGTGAGGTAGCGCGCCGCCCAGACGTTGCACATCCCGGTGTCCACGGTGAAGACCGCGTCGGCGTCGGCCTCCTCGTCCAGCACCGAGGCCACGTACTCCGGGTGGATCGGCACATGGTGCTCCACCTTGCGGGTGTAGGCGCGGACCACCCCCTCCAGCGCCTCGGCGTGCTTCTTCAGCATCCGGTCGAGGAACGCGCGGCTCTTCTTGGGCCGCACCTTGGGGGTCAGACAGTGCAGCGTCTCGCGCACGTCGCCCCACACCGCCAGGTCCAGCTTGGAGCGCCGGCCGAGGTGCTCGGGCCGCACGTCCACCTGCACCGTCCGCACGTCGTCCGGGAGGAAGGCGCCGTACGGGAAGTCGGTACCGAGCAGGATCAGCAGGTCGCACTCGTGGGTGGCGTCGTACGCCGCGCCGTAGCCGAGCAGCCCGCTCATGCCGACGTCGTACGGGTTGTCGTACTGGATGTGCTCCTTGCCCCGCAGCGCGTGCCCGACCGGGGCCTTCACCCGCTCGGCGAAGGCCATCACCTCGCGGTGGGCGCCGGCGGTGCCGCTGCCGCAGAACAGCGTCACCCGCCCGGCCTCGTCGACCATGCGCGCGAGCTCGTCGATCTCCGCGTCCCCGGGCCGCACGGTGGGCCGGGAGGTGACCAGGGCGTGCTCCTCGGCGCGCTCCGGCGCCGGACGGTCGGCGACGTCGCCGGGCAGCGCCACGACGCTGACCCCGCCGCGCCCGACCGCGTGCTGGATCGCCGTCTGGAGCACCCGCGGCATCTGCTGCGGGCTGGAGATCAGTTCGCAGTAGTGGCTGCACTCGCGGAACAGCTGGTCGGGGTGGGTCTCCTGGAAGTAGCCGGTGCCGATCTCGCTGCTGGGGATGTGCGAGGCGAGGGCGAGCACCGGGGCCATGGAGCGGTGGGCGTCGTACAGGCCGTTGATGAGGTGCAGGTTGCCGGGCCCGCAGGAACCGGCGCAGGCGGCCAGCCGGGCGGTCAACTGGGCCTCGGCGCCGGCGGCGAACGCCGCGACCTCCTCGTGACGCACCTGGATCCAGTCGATCGACCTGTTGCGACGGACGGCGTCCACCACGGGGTTGAGGCTGTCGCCCACGACCCCGTACAGCCGTCGCACGCCGGCGCGCGCCAAGACGTCCACGAACTGTTCCGCCACGTTCTGCTTGGCCATCGTCCGGGCTCCTTCCGGCTTCGGGTGCGCCACCCGTCGGGGTTGGATCGGATACCCGGCGTCGAGTGCGGTACTCGTCCATCAACCCACGGACCGGTCGGTCACGCCTCCCAGACGGCCGCCGCCGTACGGTCGTCGGCGTATCCCTTCACCCGCACCTGGGCGTCGGCGAGGAACGCGGCGAGCCCCGGGGGCTCACCCGCCGCCCAGCTCCTCGCCAGCCGTTCGGCCAGCGCGGGCTCCCCCCGCAGCGGATCGGCCAGCCCCGCGCTGCACAGCAGCAGGGTGTCACCCGGACGGGCCAAGGCCGCGTGGAAGCGGAACGGGGCGATGCGGGCGCCCGGCTCGGCACCCGGCTCGCGACCGCCCGTCGCGGGCGCGACCGGTTCCCAGACCGGACCTGCGGCCGGCGCGGACCGCGCGGACGGCTCCGGGCCGCCGGGTGGTGGCCCCGGTGTGCCCGGTGGGCCTGGTGGGCCTGGCGCGGCCGGTGGGGCGGCGCCGAAGACGGCGGCCCTGCGCGGATCGGGCGGCCACTCCGGGCCGGGCAGCCCGGGCACTCCCTCGGACGGGCGGTAGCCCTCGGGCGGCGCGGCGCCGCGGGCGGCGACCGGGGGCGCGGCCCCGGGCGGGGCCGGCGGCGCGTACGGGGGCGGCGGGGCCGGGGGGCGCGGTGGGTGCGGGGCGGCGGCCACGTCGAGATCGCGCCATACCCCGTCGCGCAGCAGGAACAGGCCGCCGTCGCCGACGCCGAAGTAGACGCGGGTGCGGCAGCCGGGGTCGGCGGGCAGCAACAGACAGCGCAGCGAGGCGGTGTACTCCCCCGGGTCCACACCGAGTTCACCCGCGCGGGCGCGCAGTTGGCCCAGGCTACGGTCGGTGAGACGGTGCAGTCCGGCCTTGAGCGCGGCGCGGCGCCCGGAGCGCACGTCCTCCGCGAGCCGCGCGTGGCTGCGGCCGACCGCCCTGCCGATACAGGCGCACATGTCCCGCGCCGCGCGATGCGCCCCCGCGGCCGCCCGCACCCCGCTCGCCACGGCGACCAGCACCAGGGCCCGCTCCCCGGCCCCGAACCGCGCGGTGAGCAGCGCGTCCCGACGCGGCTCACCGCGGTACCGCGCGGAGTCGCCGCGTAACGACACCGCGCGCAAGGTCAGCGAACCGTAACTCGCCCCGTCCAGCACGGTGTCCGGCACCAGATCGTCCAGGTCCGCCGGGTTCGCGAGCGGCAGGGCGGTGGGCTCCGGATCGTACGTCGGCGGACCGTCCCCGACGTATTCCGCCCGCGCGGGAACGCGGTCAGCCCCGGCCGGCGAAGAGAGAGACGGAGTCGGAGACGGAGACGAGGGCGACGGCGCGGACGGGACCGACGGCCCGACGGGAGGGCCGGCCGGGGGTGGGGTGGTGGGCACGGTCGGGGGTGGCGGCGCACCGAGCGGCCCTCCGCCCGGGCTCGCCCCCTTCGCCGGAACCGTGGGAAGGGCCGCCGCTCCGGGGCCGGTTGCTCCGGCCATGCCGTCTCCCGAGGCCCGCGGACGCGGAAGTCGGGCCGGGGCCGAGGGTCGGGTTGCGGCGTCCGACGCGGGGGAGCCCGGCGCGCCGGGAGACGGTGTGCCGGGGGACGGTGTGCCGGGGGACGGTGTGCCGGGGTGCGGCCCGGCAGGCCCCGGCGCCGCGGGGCCGCGCCGCGAGAAGCCCGCCGAAGGCGGGACGGGCGGGACGGCCTGCCCCGGTCCGGTTGATGGCGAGGGGGGCGGGACGGGCTGCCCCGGTCCCGTTGGTGGCGGGACGGGCGGGACGGCCTGCCCCGGTCCCGTTGGTGACGAGGCGGGTGCGGCGGCGGGCTGCCCCGGCCCGGTTGATGACGAGGCGGGCGGGACGGCCTGCCCCGGCCCGGTTGGTGGCGGGGCAGGTGGGACGGCCTGCCCCGGCCCCGTTGATGACGAGGCGGGCGGGACAGCCTGCCCCGGTCCCGTTGACGGCGAGGCGGGTGCGGCGGCGGCCTGCTCCGGTCCCATTGGTGGCGAGGCGCTGGGTCCTGAGCCGGCCGCGCCCGGACCCGCCACGCCTGGCCGCGCGGTGCCCGGGGCGGCCATACCTGGTCGCGCGGCGTCCGGGGACGCGGTGCCGGGGACTGCCGCCTCCGGGCCGGTGAAACCGGGCAGGGCGCCATCCGGCCGATCCGGCGGCACCGAGCGCGCCGACGCAGGGCGCACGGGACCCGTGTTGCCCGAGGCGGAACGCGGCGGAGCGGGCTGGCCCGCGCCCGTCGGAGGCAGACCGACCCCCTCCGTACCCGGGCCTGCCGCCTCCGGGCCGGCGAAACCAGGCGGGGCGCCACCCGGCCGATCCGGCGGCACCGAGCGCGCCGACGCAGGGCGCACGGGACCGGTCGGTCCGGCGTCACCGGAGGCCGGCCGCGAGGGGGCGGCCGGGCCCGTGGCCGCCGTAGGCGCTTCCGCCCCACCCGAACCAGCCCCACCCGAACCCGCCCCACGGGGAC
Coding sequences:
- a CDS encoding DUF2637 domain-containing protein; amino-acid sequence: MRLTDISLDWALPVAVALVGVVAAVTVLARGRNGKGKGKNDTAVVDSWERSEERRRRKEAVYGMASYLLLFCCAAVAAALSFHGLVGFGRQNLNLSGGWEYLVPFGLDGAAMFCSVLAVREASHGDAALGSRLLVWLFAGAAAWFNWVHAPRGVGHAGAPQFFAGMSLSAAVLFDRALKQTRRAALREQGLVPRPLPQIRIVRWLRAPRETFGAWSLMLLEGVRTLDEAVEEVREDRRQKEQHRDRRRDQEKLDRARIKAYNRQHRAWGRRGGRQVDVAGLSAPPAQLSSDPAIADSGRLPTPSSLPSPRSADDARTDAARLSSPLDALGTTHTGGAASGRLDRDRPRTVDLTAEDDTLAIPRLDSLEAKLARIERRFG
- a CDS encoding ATP-binding protein; translation: MHVRGQCDPDGRCERGRSLNRRLGHADLGGVADVRRELRDLLRHWGGPGRADVAELLLSELVTNALVHTDRGAVVKASFDGDPGEGPRGAPGASAHRGPPERPAVSAGRLRVEVRDFVPRRAALRARSDGFADATGTSGRGLLLVNTLADAWGVCAHGVGKSVWFELEDEEGPEGGG
- a CDS encoding pyruvate dehydrogenase, with the translated sequence MAKQNVAEQFVDVLARAGVRRLYGVVGDSLNPVVDAVRRNRSIDWIQVRHEEVAAFAAGAEAQLTARLAACAGSCGPGNLHLINGLYDAHRSMAPVLALASHIPSSEIGTGYFQETHPDQLFRECSHYCELISSPQQMPRVLQTAIQHAVGRGGVSVVALPGDVADRPAPERAEEHALVTSRPTVRPGDAEIDELARMVDEAGRVTLFCGSGTAGAHREVMAFAERVKAPVGHALRGKEHIQYDNPYDVGMSGLLGYGAAYDATHECDLLILLGTDFPYGAFLPDDVRTVQVDVRPEHLGRRSKLDLAVWGDVRETLHCLTPKVRPKKSRAFLDRMLKKHAEALEGVVRAYTRKVEHHVPIHPEYVASVLDEEADADAVFTVDTGMCNVWAARYLTPNGRRRVIGSFTHGSMANALPQAIGAQFLDRRRQVVSMSGDGGFTMLMGDFLTLVQYELPVKVVLFNNSSLGMVELEMLVAGLPSYGTENHNPDFAAIATAAGAFGVRVEKPKQLRGALRAAFKHRGPALVDVVTDPNALSIPPKIKAEMVTGFALSASKMVLDGGVGKMVQMARSNLRNVPRP